The Pseudarthrobacter sulfonivorans genome includes a window with the following:
- a CDS encoding Cof-type HAD-IIB family hydrolase, producing the protein MRLVASDIDGTILGHDGKISDRTVRAFHACRDAGIELVFVTGRPPRWLHPLEEQLGHTGTVICSNGAVVWDLEADRLVSARTLGMDAVLELRRIIKELRPAALFAAETLSGFHLEPGFIENGSSELLAEFTPAPLAETLTPDDAVVKFLAIVRDGTADDFLAAVRPAVAHLASATHSAPTVAMLELSLPGVNKAVTLAEYANSLSIDAADVVAFGDMPNDVEMLRWAGHGYAMASGHPDAISAAGQQAPHFDDDGVAQILEARLAALGVELS; encoded by the coding sequence ATGCGGCTGGTAGCAAGTGATATTGACGGAACGATTCTTGGGCACGACGGAAAGATCAGCGACCGCACAGTCCGGGCCTTCCATGCCTGCCGGGACGCTGGCATTGAGCTCGTTTTTGTCACCGGCCGCCCGCCGCGCTGGCTCCACCCGCTGGAGGAACAGCTTGGCCACACCGGCACGGTCATCTGCTCCAACGGCGCCGTGGTGTGGGACCTCGAAGCGGACCGGCTGGTTTCCGCCCGGACGCTGGGCATGGACGCTGTGCTGGAACTGCGGCGGATCATCAAGGAACTGCGCCCGGCCGCTCTCTTCGCCGCGGAAACGCTGAGCGGATTCCATCTCGAGCCCGGTTTCATCGAGAACGGTTCCAGCGAGCTGCTGGCCGAATTTACCCCCGCCCCGCTGGCCGAAACGCTCACCCCGGACGACGCCGTCGTGAAGTTCCTGGCGATTGTCAGGGATGGCACCGCGGACGACTTCCTGGCCGCGGTGCGGCCCGCCGTCGCCCATCTGGCGTCCGCCACGCACTCCGCGCCCACCGTGGCGATGCTGGAACTGTCCCTCCCCGGCGTCAACAAGGCCGTCACCCTGGCCGAATACGCCAACTCCCTGTCCATTGACGCGGCAGACGTCGTGGCGTTCGGGGACATGCCCAACGACGTCGAGATGCTGCGCTGGGCAGGCCACGGGTACGCCATGGCCAGCGGCCATCCGGACGCCATCAGCGCCGCCGGGCAGCAGGCACCCCACTTTGACGACGACGGCGTTGCCCAGATCCTCGAGGCCAGGCTCGCTGCGCTGGGGGTAGAGCTGTCCTGA
- a CDS encoding ABC transporter substrate-binding protein, which yields MSASKGNTVTTPPDNTPQNQPAATRIVAGQASAPKRPLGLKIGIVAGILALVGGGVAVASAVSGNNAATSAATSAAPAGNPAAELKLGYFGNVTHAPALVGVSQGHIAKELGDTKLSTQVFNAGPAAIEALNAGAIDATYIGPNPAINSFVKSGGESISIIAGAAAGGAQLVVKPEITSAADLKGKTLASPQLGGTQDVALRAWLGSQGYKTNVDGSGDVAINPTENAQTLKLFQDGKLDGAWLPEPWASRLVLTAGAKVLVDEKDLWDGSLSGKAGEFPTTILIVNKKFAAEHPDTVKALLKGHAKSVDWLNSAAAAEKASVINAALKEAAGAELKADVIERSLKNIVFTVDPLAGTYPKLLKDGVEAGTTKQADINGIFDLTALNEVTGQKTSAAGLGKE from the coding sequence ATGTCCGCAAGCAAAGGAAATACCGTGACAACTCCCCCGGATAACACTCCGCAAAACCAACCGGCCGCCACCCGCATCGTGGCCGGCCAGGCTTCCGCTCCGAAGCGTCCGCTGGGCCTGAAGATCGGCATCGTGGCCGGCATTCTGGCGCTGGTCGGCGGCGGCGTGGCCGTGGCCTCGGCCGTCTCCGGCAACAACGCCGCCACCTCCGCAGCGACCTCTGCCGCACCGGCCGGCAACCCGGCAGCAGAGCTCAAACTCGGCTACTTCGGCAACGTAACGCACGCACCCGCACTGGTGGGTGTCAGCCAGGGCCACATCGCCAAAGAACTGGGCGATACCAAGCTCAGCACACAGGTCTTCAACGCCGGGCCAGCCGCGATCGAAGCCCTGAACGCCGGCGCCATCGACGCCACCTACATCGGCCCGAACCCGGCCATCAACTCGTTCGTCAAGAGCGGCGGGGAGTCCATCAGCATCATTGCCGGCGCGGCCGCAGGTGGTGCGCAGCTGGTGGTCAAGCCGGAAATCACCTCCGCCGCGGACCTGAAGGGCAAGACGCTCGCCTCGCCGCAGCTCGGCGGCACGCAGGACGTGGCGCTCCGCGCCTGGCTGGGCTCGCAGGGCTACAAAACCAACGTTGACGGCAGCGGTGATGTGGCCATCAACCCCACCGAAAACGCCCAGACGCTGAAACTGTTCCAGGACGGAAAGCTCGACGGCGCGTGGCTGCCTGAGCCCTGGGCCTCCCGCCTGGTGCTGACGGCCGGGGCCAAGGTCCTGGTGGACGAAAAGGACCTCTGGGACGGCTCACTCTCCGGCAAGGCCGGCGAGTTCCCCACCACCATCCTGATTGTGAACAAGAAGTTCGCCGCCGAGCACCCGGACACCGTAAAGGCGCTCCTTAAAGGCCACGCCAAGTCCGTTGACTGGCTGAACAGCGCGGCTGCCGCCGAGAAGGCCAGCGTCATCAACGCTGCCCTCAAGGAAGCGGCCGGCGCCGAACTGAAGGCCGACGTGATCGAGCGGTCCCTGAAGAACATCGTCTTCACGGTGGATCCGCTCGCCGGAACCTACCCCAAGCTGCTCAAGGACGGCGTGGAAGCCGGTACCACCAAGCAGGCGGACATCAACGGCATCTTTGACCTGACGGCCCTGAACGAGGTGACCGGGCAGAAGACGTCAGCCGCCGGACTCGGCAAGGAATAG
- a CDS encoding DUF1905 domain-containing protein yields the protein MVRFTADVQLRGSNPFVDVPAAAVAELLPLAEHGRIRVTGTLRGAEFNATVMPGRSGQHVLYLSGGLRTATGVRVGEAVTVDVHALGSDEVIPPGDLAAALDATVGAAGNWGQLPVSQRRELMRFLEDARTPSTRARRVEQLVAQVLGADIPPPGRRTGRALWTCPSCGRQFVTRNMNHSCSQHTLDEPFRGRPASIHRLFEVVRRTVEAIGPVTLVPYRDRVAFMVRVRFAGVKPANKWLDVEFWLTRRVESPRFRRIETLSPYTHLYTVRVTEASDVDGELAAWLREAYAVGCQEHLRSPTT from the coding sequence ATGGTTCGCTTCACCGCCGACGTTCAGCTGCGGGGCTCCAACCCATTCGTGGACGTCCCGGCGGCAGCTGTGGCTGAGCTGCTGCCGCTTGCGGAGCATGGCCGGATCAGGGTGACCGGCACGCTCAGGGGTGCGGAGTTCAACGCCACGGTGATGCCGGGCAGGTCCGGCCAGCACGTCCTGTATCTTTCCGGCGGCCTTCGGACGGCAACGGGCGTGCGCGTCGGGGAAGCGGTCACAGTGGACGTTCACGCGCTCGGCTCCGACGAGGTCATCCCGCCCGGAGATTTGGCTGCCGCCCTGGACGCGACTGTAGGAGCGGCTGGCAACTGGGGGCAGCTGCCCGTTTCGCAGCGGCGGGAGCTGATGCGTTTCCTCGAGGACGCTCGGACCCCGTCGACGCGTGCGCGCCGCGTTGAACAGCTCGTGGCCCAGGTGCTGGGCGCGGACATCCCGCCACCGGGCCGGCGCACTGGCCGCGCCTTGTGGACCTGCCCCTCTTGCGGACGGCAGTTTGTCACACGGAACATGAACCATTCCTGCTCACAGCACACCCTCGACGAGCCGTTCCGCGGCAGGCCAGCCAGCATCCACCGGCTGTTCGAGGTGGTTCGCCGGACGGTTGAGGCGATCGGCCCGGTAACGCTTGTTCCGTACCGGGACCGTGTCGCCTTTATGGTTCGGGTCCGGTTCGCCGGGGTCAAACCCGCGAACAAGTGGCTCGATGTGGAGTTCTGGCTCACGCGCCGGGTTGAGTCGCCCAGATTCCGACGAATCGAAACGCTGTCTCCGTACACACATCTGTACACGGTGCGCGTGACCGAGGCATCCGACGTCGACGGCGAACTTGCCGCCTGGCTCCGCGAGGCCTACGCGGTGGGCTGCCAGGAGCACCTGCGCAGCCCGACGACCTGA
- a CDS encoding PfkB family carbohydrate kinase produces MLTVIGEGLVDVVQRASGIEAHVGGSPLNVAVGLARLDHPVQFVGRYGRDAYGDSVAAHLRSSSVMLPLGPDELPTSVATAVIDDDGAATYTFDLAWELPGLSDRLAFMLQGTTLLHTGSIATMLAPGAAAVLAAVEHAHPAATISFDPNCRPSIITDVDYARRQAEKFVTLSDVVKASDEDLEWLYPGVDVLESARRWLSLGGSEGPALVVVTRGAAGPWGITAAGEAAIDAPRVEVADTVGAGDSFMAALLSGIVDRGLDGAQNRKDLRELPAEGLAELLAHAARAAAVTVSRPGANPPTRAELNAVPAE; encoded by the coding sequence ATGCTCACAGTTATAGGCGAGGGCCTTGTTGACGTTGTCCAGCGCGCCTCCGGAATCGAAGCCCACGTGGGCGGCAGTCCCCTTAATGTCGCGGTGGGCCTGGCTCGCCTCGACCATCCCGTGCAGTTCGTCGGCCGCTACGGCCGCGACGCCTACGGGGATTCGGTGGCGGCGCACCTGCGCTCCAGCTCCGTTATGCTGCCGCTGGGCCCCGACGAGCTGCCAACCAGTGTGGCCACCGCCGTAATTGACGACGACGGTGCCGCCACCTACACGTTCGACCTCGCCTGGGAGCTTCCCGGCCTGTCGGACCGCCTCGCCTTTATGCTGCAGGGAACCACCCTGCTGCACACCGGCTCCATCGCCACGATGCTGGCGCCGGGCGCCGCGGCGGTGCTCGCCGCCGTCGAGCACGCCCACCCCGCCGCCACGATCAGCTTCGATCCCAACTGCCGGCCCAGCATCATCACCGACGTGGATTATGCACGGCGGCAGGCGGAGAAATTTGTCACCCTTTCGGACGTGGTCAAGGCCTCGGACGAGGACCTGGAGTGGCTGTACCCGGGTGTGGACGTGCTGGAATCAGCACGCCGCTGGCTGTCGTTGGGCGGTTCCGAGGGGCCTGCCCTGGTGGTGGTCACCCGCGGCGCGGCCGGTCCGTGGGGAATTACGGCCGCCGGTGAAGCCGCGATTGACGCGCCTCGCGTGGAAGTGGCCGACACCGTGGGCGCCGGTGATTCCTTTATGGCCGCGCTGCTTTCGGGGATCGTTGATCGGGGCCTGGACGGCGCGCAGAACCGGAAGGACCTGCGCGAGCTTCCGGCCGAGGGCCTGGCTGAGCTCCTGGCCCACGCTGCCCGCGCGGCGGCCGTCACGGTTTCCCGCCCGGGCGCCAACCCGCCCACGCGCGCCGAACTGAACGCGGTTCCGGCGGAGTAA
- a CDS encoding sialidase family protein — MTSYVLQSMRAALPDAEHVLAVRGTGGYRQYRIPALAVSRQGTLLAAYDGRPNLDDLPNPIDLLLRRSTDNGRTWGEQQVVRTGGGLNGYGDPSLLVDVETGRIFMFHAAGTRAGFFEAAAGLEPDNDVQHCDLSYSDDDGLTWQHRRITAQLKIRQPVHTRGLSTGEPAITGIFAAAGQGIQIHTGPYRSRLVQQFVVLAGGEIMAASAYSDDHGDTWTLGEPIGARTHGHAPNENKVASLQDGRLLMHSRGTPRRLAAISDDGGATWSALRPVEDLPDPGDNGSLVRFDGLPSLASPADDATGSWLLATNNLDTALRRNTVISLSTDDGLSWPAKLVLCPGSSAYSTAARLPDGNIGVLYERQGYREIVFASVPAEQLTAQLTARPAAAADPSASPQSDADARVPDGGAGLVFDMDLRSITPGRPKVWQNAGEFHVMQSAGEDWGVHTWKEIGQGYSAEAAQVIGTREAQDLNYGPIIPGYKVGDILAFTGRARNDGPSPVTAVRLSGPGSNAFPAADLGPGQEALYFTPGYTVTEADVAQGRADVVFEVVGERGGTAERRRRAFTFDTVSGDISEPK, encoded by the coding sequence ATGACATCCTATGTCCTCCAGTCAATGAGGGCTGCCCTGCCCGACGCCGAACACGTCCTGGCGGTCCGCGGCACCGGCGGCTACCGGCAATACAGGATCCCCGCCCTCGCGGTCTCGCGGCAGGGCACCCTGCTGGCCGCCTACGACGGCCGCCCCAACCTCGATGACCTTCCCAACCCGATCGACCTCCTGCTCCGCCGCAGCACGGACAACGGCCGGACCTGGGGCGAACAGCAGGTAGTGAGGACGGGCGGCGGCCTCAACGGCTACGGCGATCCGAGCCTCCTGGTGGACGTCGAAACCGGCCGGATCTTTATGTTCCACGCTGCCGGTACGCGTGCCGGATTCTTCGAAGCGGCAGCCGGGCTGGAGCCCGATAACGACGTCCAGCACTGCGACCTCAGCTACTCGGACGACGACGGCCTGACCTGGCAGCACCGCAGGATCACCGCCCAGCTCAAGATCCGCCAGCCGGTTCACACGCGTGGGCTCAGTACGGGCGAGCCGGCCATCACCGGGATCTTCGCGGCGGCGGGGCAGGGCATCCAGATCCACACCGGCCCTTACCGCAGCCGCCTGGTCCAGCAGTTTGTGGTCCTAGCCGGCGGCGAGATCATGGCCGCCTCCGCTTACAGCGACGACCACGGCGACACCTGGACGCTCGGGGAGCCCATCGGCGCCCGGACGCACGGCCACGCCCCCAACGAAAACAAGGTTGCCTCCCTCCAGGACGGCCGGCTCCTGATGCACAGCCGCGGCACACCGCGCCGCCTTGCCGCAATATCCGACGACGGCGGGGCCACCTGGAGCGCGCTGCGTCCGGTCGAGGACCTCCCGGACCCGGGTGACAACGGCTCGCTGGTCCGCTTCGACGGCCTGCCGTCCCTGGCTTCCCCCGCCGACGACGCCACCGGCTCATGGCTTCTGGCCACCAACAACCTGGACACGGCATTGCGGCGGAACACGGTGATCAGCCTGTCCACCGATGACGGCCTCAGCTGGCCCGCGAAGCTGGTCCTGTGCCCGGGCAGCTCGGCCTATTCAACAGCCGCCCGGCTCCCCGACGGCAACATCGGCGTCCTCTACGAGCGCCAGGGCTACCGGGAAATCGTGTTCGCCTCGGTGCCCGCGGAACAACTCACGGCGCAGCTCACCGCCCGCCCCGCTGCCGCCGCCGACCCTAGCGCTTCGCCCCAATCCGACGCCGATGCGAGGGTTCCGGACGGCGGCGCCGGGCTGGTGTTCGACATGGACCTGCGTTCCATCACGCCCGGCCGCCCGAAGGTCTGGCAGAACGCCGGCGAGTTCCACGTCATGCAGTCCGCCGGTGAGGACTGGGGTGTGCACACCTGGAAAGAAATCGGCCAGGGCTACTCGGCCGAAGCTGCGCAGGTCATCGGCACGCGGGAGGCACAGGACCTGAATTACGGCCCCATCATTCCCGGCTACAAGGTCGGGGACATCCTGGCCTTCACCGGCAGGGCACGCAACGACGGACCCTCGCCGGTGACCGCCGTCCGGCTGTCCGGTCCCGGCTCGAATGCCTTCCCCGCGGCGGATCTTGGCCCCGGGCAAGAGGCGCTCTATTTCACGCCCGGGTACACCGTCACAGAGGCGGATGTGGCACAGGGCCGCGCGGACGTGGTCTTTGAAGTGGTCGGCGAGCGCGGCGGCACTGCCGAGCGCCGCCGTCGTGCTTTCACGTTTGACACGGTCTCTGGCGACATAAGCGAGCCGAAGTGA